The window TTTTCCCGAATCGTGGCCTTTACAAAAGAATTGATAGCCGAAGAAATATTGATTCCCATAGAATCACAGATTCGTTCAAAACTTATTTTATCGTTCTGTGTAATTTTTGCTGATATTGTAGTCATTTATAATACCTCTTACTACAATGTAATACATAAGCTTCCAAAAATCAAGTATCCTGTCTGTTAAAAATTTGATGATCCGTGCGGAGGGGGTGATTTCAACGATTGAAAGCCGTGCAGGACACACGATGCCGGAAACGCTGTAAGTCCGGCGATGTTTCGGCAGGCGTAAGCCTGCCGAAACTCGTGTTAAAAATCGTACACGGATATACGATTTTCAAACACTCGCCGTATGCCGATTAGAACGGCACCATCAATACTCCACAATCGTGCCGAAGTCTTTCCAGCCTTCTGCGGCTTGGTAGAGTGCTTTGGAACCGGCGGGTACGATGAGCCTTGCGGATGCGATGGGCGTGCTTTTAAATGCGTTGCCGTCAATGACCGGCGGATTTGCCGCTTTGCACTTTACCGTCTTCAGTTTAGGATCGTACACAAGGACATCCCCCCTCATTTCGGTAAGCGTTGAGGGGAGCTCGACCGACGTCAATTCAGGACAATAGGAAAGAAATAAGTCCCAAAGCTGCGTTATGTTTTCCGGCACAACTATCGAGCTAACCTTTATATACCCCAGCGAACGCCAGCCGATAGATTCCAGCGAAGACGGCAGGTTAAGCACAACAAGGTTTTCGCAGTTCCAAAGCGCCTTATCTCCAATAGTCTTTAAGCCGTTTGGCAATGTAAGGGATGTCAGTGCGGGAACGTTTGAAAAAGAGCCATCTCCCAATCTTATTACGCTTGCAGGAACGGTGTAAAAAACATCCGGTTTATCCGGCAGATAACCTAACAGTACGGTTTTATCTTTGTTAAAGATAACGCCGTTTTCGGCCAAAAGGTAGGCGTTATCGGATGCGACCGTTACGCTTTGCAGCGTAGTTCCCCACCCACCGACTCTCTCTACGCTCGTTACCGTGTAGGTTATGCCGCCGTGGGCAACTTCTTTGGGTATGGTAAGCGATGGTACCGTATACGGCGCGTAGATATAATGAGCTGTCTCTGCGGTTACGCTCACCTCTCGGGCGGTTTTGTCCGTTATGCGGTAGCGCATGCCGCCTTCTTCAAAGTAGTCTTCGTCCGGTTTTACGGTAATGAGGCCTGAAAAAGCGGTTTGCCCGCTTACCGTGTCGGTTATCTTTATGCGCGTTGAACCGACTTGTTCGCACCGCATCCCGATTTCACCCTGACTGTTCAGGTCGGCTGTGAAAAGTGTGAGGATGTCCGGTGTTTCAGCTTCCGCCGTGTAGCTGCCGGATCCTCCCGTTACGAACCGGTGTCTAAAGGTACGTCCTACCGTTCCGGTAAGCTCTGTTGTATCTACCGTGAGCGCGGGACCGGTATATTTAAACTTTACTTTGATATTTGCCGCTGCCGTTACGGTGTGGTTGTAGGTTGTGTTTGCTCCTCCCGATATGACCGTTCCGTTGTTCGTCCATTGTTCGACCGCATAACTCGAATATGCCGGCGTTGCCCTAAAGACGATGGTTTTGCCATGTTCCACCATATCGCCCGAATGGATTTCGCTGCCGTCAACTTTTGCCGTAAGCGTGCCGTCCGTACCGTCCACGCCGAAATCGATTTTACATAGTACCTGCTTAAAGGTTACGGTTACGGTAACGGCTTCGGTGATTTTAAGCGTTGCGCTCGTGCTTCCGTCGGTGCCGCCTAGTAAAAATGAGCCCGACGAAACCGTCCACTTATCTACCGCATAGCCTGCATCCGGTTCTGCCCTAAAGATAAGTTCGGTGCCTTCGGGCACTTTGTGATGGCCGGGCGGGATTACCGGAACAGTATCTACACTGCCGTGCTCCGGCTCGGTAAGCGTTACCGTGTGCATGGCAGGAGGCGTTCCGCCGTTCCGTTTAAAGAATACAAAAACCTTTGCGTTTGCCGTAACTTTGAGCGTGTAGGTAAGCGCTGTGCCGTTTACCGCCGTGCCGTCAAGCTCCCACTTTTCAAGATCATAGCCTTGAAGCGGTTCTGCCGTAAAAGTGAGCACGGTGTTTTCGGCTACCATGCCGTTTTCGCTCAGTGCAGGCGTTACCCTTACATTGCCGCATATATTGCGGTCAAGCTCTACCTTGTACTTTGTTACCGGCGGCGGTGTGGGCTCCGGCTTGCTCCCGCCCGCATTATTCGGGCAGGCGGTAAAAAGCAGTGCCAGCGTTAAAACTGCGGCTGTGATGAGCGCCGCGGCTCCCTTCTTTTTGTTGTGTGTTCTAAACTTTGTCATAAAATCCTCCATGTTTAGGGGAGGAAGGACACCCCGACAGAACAGGTTTTCCTTCCTCCCCAAACCCCTCCTTCCTTTTCCGTCTGCCAAAGGGGACACCCCTTTGGAAACCCCGCGGGTTTAAGGTTTCGGGGGAATTTGTTTTGGATTGAATTGTCCCAATCCATAAGAACATTCCGATTATTCCTTTGCAAAGTTGAGCGAAGCTCAAGGCTTGGCAGGCGTTGCGGTTTTTTATGTGAGTAAATTTGTTTGTGTTTGATTGTAAACTTATTTAGGCATGGGAAGGCCTCAGCTGCGAGGCTGCGAGGCTGCGAGGCTGCGAGGCTGCGAGGCTGCGAGGCTGCGAGGCTGCGAGGCTGCGAGGCTGCGAATTTTGCCCGATACACACAGTTGTGTCAAGTAGTTTTCACAACTTTTTGCATTTTTTTGCTGAGAACTTTTGTAACTGCACTCGGCGTATTTTTCTATCATCATATACAGTATAGACCGTTTCTAGACCTATTTCAAGGTTTTTAAGATTTTTTTAGAAAATATCTCGGTTTAGATGTACATCTTGATTAAAATGCGAAAAACTGATATATTTAAGGAGATATTTAGGAGGACTTTATGTCAGAAAAATATGATTTGGTTATAATTGGAGGCGGTCCCGGCGGTATGGCCGCAGGAATTTATGCAGCCCGTTCAAAATTAAAGACGGTTATTCTTGAAGAAAAG of the Treponema denticola ATCC 35405 genome contains:
- a CDS encoding leucine-rich repeat domain-containing protein; this translates as MTKFRTHNKKKGAAALITAAVLTLALLFTACPNNAGGSKPEPTPPPVTKYKVELDRNICGNVRVTPALSENGMVAENTVLTFTAEPLQGYDLEKWELDGTAVNGTALTYTLKVTANAKVFVFFKRNGGTPPAMHTVTLTEPEHGSVDTVPVIPPGHHKVPEGTELIFRAEPDAGYAVDKWTVSSGSFLLGGTDGSTSATLKITEAVTVTVTFKQVLCKIDFGVDGTDGTLTAKVDGSEIHSGDMVEHGKTIVFRATPAYSSYAVEQWTNNGTVISGGANTTYNHTVTAAANIKVKFKYTGPALTVDTTELTGTVGRTFRHRFVTGGSGSYTAEAETPDILTLFTADLNSQGEIGMRCEQVGSTRIKITDTVSGQTAFSGLITVKPDEDYFEEGGMRYRITDKTAREVSVTAETAHYIYAPYTVPSLTIPKEVAHGGITYTVTSVERVGGWGTTLQSVTVASDNAYLLAENGVIFNKDKTVLLGYLPDKPDVFYTVPASVIRLGDGSFSNVPALTSLTLPNGLKTIGDKALWNCENLVVLNLPSSLESIGWRSLGYIKVSSIVVPENITQLWDLFLSYCPELTSVELPSTLTEMRGDVLVYDPKLKTVKCKAANPPVIDGNAFKSTPIASARLIVPAGSKALYQAAEGWKDFGTIVEY